In one window of Mobiluncus massiliensis DNA:
- a CDS encoding ABC transporter ATP-binding protein, whose translation MFEIKDLKVSFGGIQALKGISLRVEEGEIVTLIGANGAGKTTTLRTASGLERPLEGSIWLDGKEITKSSPRSRVRHGLVHVPEGRRVFPGMTVMENLDLGAYMRKDRSGCAADLKMVFERFPVLADRKNQLAGTLSGGEQQMLAMGRGLMAKPRVLLLDEPSMGLAPLFVQEIFDIIVKIQEMGTTILLVEQNANMALQIASRAYVMETGKIVLQGDAAELLTSDEVKHAYLGG comes from the coding sequence ATGTTTGAGATTAAGGACCTCAAGGTTTCATTCGGCGGCATCCAGGCTCTCAAGGGCATTTCCCTGCGCGTGGAAGAAGGTGAAATCGTGACCCTGATTGGCGCCAACGGAGCGGGCAAAACCACGACGTTGCGCACCGCCTCCGGCCTGGAACGCCCTTTGGAAGGCTCAATCTGGCTTGACGGCAAGGAAATTACCAAATCCTCACCACGTTCGCGGGTACGCCACGGTTTGGTTCACGTCCCGGAGGGACGTCGGGTGTTCCCCGGAATGACCGTGATGGAAAACCTCGATTTGGGCGCCTACATGCGCAAAGACCGCAGCGGATGCGCCGCGGACCTGAAAATGGTGTTTGAACGGTTCCCGGTCTTGGCTGACCGGAAAAATCAGCTGGCGGGGACCTTGAGCGGCGGCGAACAGCAGATGTTGGCTATGGGCCGCGGGCTGATGGCCAAACCGCGCGTCCTGCTGTTGGACGAACCTTCGATGGGCTTGGCCCCGCTGTTCGTCCAAGAAATCTTTGACATCATCGTCAAAATTCAAGAAATGGGAACTACGATTTTATTGGTAGAGCAAAACGCCAACATGGCTTTGCAGATTGCCTCACGCGCCTACGTGATGGAAACCGGCAAGATTGTGTTGCAAGGCGATGCCGCAGAGTTGCTGACTAGCGACGAAGTTAAGCATGCCTACCTGGGAGGATAA
- a CDS encoding branched-chain amino acid ABC transporter ATP-binding protein/permease, which yields MKTGIKSIIAQAVILAVLWGLGYALITVGVIDSYIFNTMVTICVNIILAVSLNLVTGFTGQFSLGHAGFMAVGAYSTGLIVTAIPTYGGFFLGLGIGGLFAAGIGFLIGLPTLRLKGDYLAIATLGLAEIIRVLLLNLEFSGGAAGLFIQLQFTDWNILFILTAGTILLIRNFLNSRHGHACIAVREDEIAAESIGVYSTRIKTLAFVVGSFFGAIGGGLYIGNFFFVKPDLFNFMMSINILVIVVLGGLGSLTGSIIAAILLAVVSTLLQPFPEIRMILYALVLVILMVFRPQGLLGTKELTFKVFGRLLRKPTGEGKPESGSALPTPPTAETPPEALRAEAGAETGTKSVATEPPTEEQRAHAILDVRRLTRHFGGLAALTDVDMYLQPGELIGLIGPNGAGKTTVFNLLTGVYPPSSGTIAFRPDPQGGDVSIAGKKPFVISRCGIARTFQNIRLFKDLTVLDNVVFAMEQREKYSLLASFFHLPSWSQSRQRVHEESMQLLQMMNLAEKAGESARNLSYGEQRHLEIARALATNPQLLLLDEPAAGMNPAETAQLTELIAMLRQRYHLTILLIEHDMSLVMTICERLYVLDHGVVIASGTPQEVRNNPKVIEAYLGQEVENV from the coding sequence ATGAAAACTGGAATAAAAAGTATCATTGCACAAGCCGTCATTCTCGCGGTTCTTTGGGGGCTGGGGTACGCCCTCATCACGGTGGGGGTCATCGACTCCTACATCTTTAACACAATGGTCACCATCTGCGTGAACATTATCCTGGCGGTGTCGTTGAACCTGGTCACCGGGTTTACCGGGCAATTCTCTCTGGGCCACGCCGGATTCATGGCGGTAGGGGCCTATTCCACCGGCCTCATCGTTACCGCGATTCCTACCTACGGTGGTTTCTTCCTGGGACTGGGCATAGGCGGACTTTTCGCCGCCGGTATCGGTTTCCTCATCGGTTTGCCGACCCTGCGTCTGAAAGGAGACTACCTGGCTATCGCCACCCTGGGACTGGCCGAGATTATCCGCGTGCTGCTGTTGAATCTGGAGTTCTCCGGCGGGGCTGCCGGACTGTTCATCCAACTGCAGTTCACGGACTGGAACATCCTGTTCATCCTCACGGCGGGCACCATCCTGCTGATTCGTAACTTCCTGAATTCCCGTCACGGGCACGCCTGCATCGCGGTCCGCGAGGACGAAATCGCCGCTGAATCCATCGGCGTTTACTCCACCCGGATTAAGACCCTGGCTTTCGTAGTCGGTTCTTTCTTCGGAGCCATCGGGGGCGGCCTGTACATCGGCAACTTCTTCTTTGTGAAACCGGACCTGTTCAACTTCATGATGTCCATCAACATCCTGGTGATAGTGGTTTTGGGCGGTTTGGGTTCGTTGACTGGCTCGATTATCGCCGCCATCTTGCTGGCGGTAGTTTCGACCCTGCTCCAGCCCTTCCCCGAAATTCGAATGATTCTCTACGCCTTGGTTTTGGTTATCCTCATGGTGTTCCGTCCCCAGGGTCTGTTAGGCACCAAGGAGCTGACCTTTAAGGTCTTTGGTCGGTTGTTGCGCAAGCCGACCGGGGAGGGCAAACCGGAAAGTGGCAGTGCGTTGCCAACTCCCCCAACCGCGGAGACACCCCCGGAGGCACTCCGCGCCGAGGCTGGTGCCGAGACCGGGACAAAATCAGTCGCCACCGAACCCCCGACAGAGGAGCAGCGCGCTCACGCCATCTTGGATGTGCGCCGCCTGACACGGCACTTCGGCGGGCTCGCCGCCCTCACGGACGTGGATATGTATCTGCAACCCGGTGAGCTCATCGGTCTGATTGGACCCAACGGAGCGGGGAAAACCACCGTTTTCAACCTGCTGACCGGGGTTTATCCCCCCTCGTCGGGAACCATCGCTTTCCGCCCTGACCCGCAGGGCGGGGACGTCTCCATTGCCGGCAAGAAACCCTTTGTGATTTCTCGCTGCGGCATCGCCCGCACCTTCCAAAACATCCGTTTGTTCAAGGACCTCACGGTGTTGGACAACGTGGTTTTTGCCATGGAACAGCGCGAAAAGTATTCCCTCCTGGCGTCCTTTTTCCATCTGCCGTCCTGGTCCCAGTCGCGTCAACGCGTCCACGAAGAATCTATGCAGTTACTGCAGATGATGAACCTCGCTGAAAAAGCCGGTGAATCCGCTCGGAACCTGTCCTACGGTGAACAGCGTCACCTGGAGATTGCTCGTGCCCTGGCGACTAACCCGCAGCTCCTGCTGCTGGACGAGCCGGCGGCAGGAATGAACCCAGCCGAGACTGCCCAGCTCACGGAGTTGATTGCGATGCTGCGTCAGCGTTATCACCTCACTATCCTGCTCATTGAGCACGACATGTCGCTGGTGATGACCATCTGCGAGCGCCTCTACGTGCTCGACCACGGCGTGGTTATCGCTTCCGGTACGCCTCAGGAAGTTCGTAACAATCCGAAGGTTATCGAAGCCTATCTGGGTCAGGAGGTGGAAAATGTTTGA